The following are encoded together in the Ezakiella massiliensis genome:
- the pstC gene encoding phosphate ABC transporter permease subunit PstC, producing MKKNDKFFKGILSIFTFFSISLLFLVLIFIIIESLPFFKNHSIIEFISGKTWRRGVELEFGLLPIILASVYTSFLAILFATPISLGLSLLIVGYVPGKYKKYINNLLNILAGVPSVIYGFLGLTVIVKMFEEKFNLATGESVLAGGILLALMIIPYITSVTFDKMEESYQKYNEIYKSLGLSKDFFLRKIIIKDALKNIIAGIILGLGRAFGETMAVMMVIGNAPIMPTLLSKGQTIPSLIALEMGMVELNSMHYHSLYAAGLVLMLITILTNILFSFIVTKGDQR from the coding sequence ATGAAGAAGAACGATAAATTTTTTAAAGGTATTCTCTCTATCTTTACCTTTTTTTCTATTTCTTTGTTATTTTTAGTTTTGATTTTTATAATTATTGAGAGTCTTCCATTTTTTAAAAATCATTCCATAATTGAATTTATTTCAGGAAAGACTTGGAGACGAGGAGTTGAATTAGAGTTTGGCCTCTTACCAATCATCTTAGCCAGCGTCTACACATCTTTTCTTGCAATATTATTTGCCACGCCAATTTCCCTAGGGCTTAGCTTGCTAATAGTCGGCTATGTGCCTGGCAAGTACAAGAAATACATAAATAATTTATTAAATATCCTGGCTGGAGTTCCATCTGTCATCTACGGGTTTTTAGGGCTAACTGTCATCGTTAAAATGTTTGAAGAAAAATTTAATTTAGCTACTGGCGAGTCAGTTCTGGCTGGCGGCATCCTCTTGGCCCTGATGATTATCCCCTATATAACTTCAGTAACCTTTGATAAGATGGAAGAGTCTTATCAAAAATACAATGAAATCTACAAGTCACTTGGCCTCAGTAAGGACTTTTTCTTAAGGAAAATCATTATTAAGGATGCCCTTAAAAATATTATCGCAGGCATAATCCTTGGGCTGGGTAGAGCCTTTGGTGAAACTATGGCCGTTATGATGGTAATTGGCAACGCGCCAATTATGCCTACACTATTGAGCAAGGGACAAACTATTCCTTCGCTCATTGCCCTTGAGATGGGTATGGTCGAACTAAACAGTATGCACTACCACAGCCTCTACGCTGCTGGCCTGGTCCTAATGCTTATAACAATACTTACAAATATTTTATTTTCCTTTATAGTTACTAAGGGGGACCAAAGATGA